One region of Aeromicrobium sp. Sec7.5 genomic DNA includes:
- the alr gene encoding alanine racemase, producing the protein MPQAWAEVDLDAYRENVRTLAALAPGAQLMAVVKANAYGHGLAPVARAAREAGADWLGVATLDEALALRATGDEGPLLCWLAAPGADFAAAARHDVEVTASSAEQLGEILAASQVPRIQLKVDTGLGRNGAFGDQWSDLVAAAARATADGVRLTGVWSHLACGDEPDHPANDAQEARFREAVDELRAAGLEPGLRHLANSAALMTRPSAHFDLVRAGIATYGLPPDPAMPHDVPLTPVMSLRARLAAVKRVPAGQGVSYGYRHVTDRETTLGLVPIGYGEGVHRAATGRAHAWFDGHRVPVVGTICMDQMVVDLGDLPAGRGDVVTLFGPGDAGEPTAVEWAEASGTIAYEVVTGLGGRIQLTHTADPGRSR; encoded by the coding sequence GTGCCACAGGCGTGGGCCGAGGTCGACCTCGACGCCTACCGCGAGAACGTCCGCACGCTCGCGGCACTCGCCCCCGGTGCCCAGCTGATGGCCGTGGTCAAGGCGAATGCCTACGGCCACGGCCTGGCCCCCGTCGCCCGGGCGGCCCGCGAGGCCGGGGCCGACTGGCTCGGGGTCGCGACCCTCGACGAGGCGCTCGCACTGCGGGCCACGGGCGACGAGGGACCGCTGCTGTGCTGGCTGGCGGCGCCCGGCGCCGACTTCGCCGCGGCAGCCCGCCACGACGTGGAGGTCACGGCCTCGTCGGCCGAGCAGCTCGGCGAGATCCTGGCCGCGAGCCAGGTCCCGCGCATCCAGCTCAAGGTCGACACGGGCCTGGGCCGCAACGGCGCGTTCGGGGACCAGTGGTCCGACCTCGTCGCCGCTGCGGCGCGAGCCACGGCCGACGGCGTGCGGCTCACCGGTGTCTGGTCACACCTGGCCTGCGGCGACGAGCCCGACCACCCGGCGAACGACGCCCAGGAGGCCCGCTTCCGCGAGGCCGTCGACGAGCTCCGGGCCGCCGGCCTCGAGCCCGGCCTGCGGCACCTGGCCAACTCGGCGGCGCTCATGACGCGGCCCAGCGCCCACTTCGACCTGGTGCGCGCGGGGATCGCGACCTACGGCCTGCCGCCGGACCCCGCGATGCCGCACGACGTGCCGCTGACCCCGGTCATGTCGCTGCGAGCGCGGCTCGCGGCGGTCAAGCGCGTGCCGGCGGGCCAGGGGGTGTCCTACGGCTACCGGCACGTCACGGACCGCGAGACGACCCTCGGACTCGTGCCGATCGGCTACGGCGAGGGCGTCCACCGCGCCGCCACCGGCCGCGCGCACGCCTGGTTCGACGGCCACCGCGTGCCGGTCGTCGGCACGATCTGCATGGACCAGATGGTCGTCGACCTCGGCGACCTTCCCGCCGGCCGCGGCGACGTCGTCACGCTCTTCGGCCCGGGCGACGCGGGCGAGCCCACTGCGGTCGAGTGGGCCGAGGCCTCTGGCACGATCGCCTACGAGGTCGTCACGGGACTGGGCGGCCGCATCCAGCTCACCCACACCGCAGATCCAGGGAGATCCCGATGA
- the tsaE gene encoding tRNA (adenosine(37)-N6)-threonylcarbamoyltransferase complex ATPase subunit type 1 TsaE produces the protein MVSLHALDVIEAGPEHAETIADIIRRSFSARPALDPPSTAPDETAENVRASLETSGGLLVERRGRPMGALLFDESRPGLLGLRRVAVDPEIQSRGVASAMVGVAEDTAEERGKDGIWLHVRSELPDTVRFWERRKYLRIADQGDAKLLEFGKTLWLARETHTPEDTQALAGRLATLLQAGDLLVLSGDLGAGKTTFTQGLAEGLDVRGPVTSPTFVIARTHPSVAEGPALVHVDAYRLGSAAELDDLDLDASVADSVTVVEWGQGLAEQLAPDRLHVHLERRHARPGDPVGTRDPLGVAAGEADDLAESRVITVRSYGARWLRVPLRSTLLDGATS, from the coding sequence ATGGTCTCCTTGCATGCCCTCGACGTCATCGAGGCGGGCCCGGAGCACGCCGAGACGATCGCCGACATCATCCGGCGGTCGTTCTCGGCCCGCCCCGCCCTCGATCCGCCCAGCACCGCGCCCGACGAGACCGCGGAGAACGTGCGTGCGTCCCTCGAGACCTCCGGCGGACTGCTCGTCGAGCGGCGCGGCCGTCCCATGGGCGCCCTGCTCTTCGACGAGTCCCGCCCGGGCCTCCTGGGGCTGCGCCGGGTCGCGGTCGACCCGGAGATCCAGTCGCGTGGCGTGGCCTCGGCCATGGTCGGCGTCGCCGAGGACACCGCCGAGGAACGGGGCAAGGACGGCATCTGGTTGCACGTGCGGTCCGAGCTGCCCGACACCGTGCGCTTCTGGGAGCGCCGCAAGTACCTGCGGATCGCCGACCAGGGCGACGCGAAGCTGCTCGAGTTCGGCAAGACGCTCTGGCTCGCGCGCGAGACGCACACGCCGGAGGACACGCAGGCGCTGGCCGGCCGTCTCGCCACGCTGCTGCAGGCCGGCGACCTGCTGGTGCTGTCGGGCGATCTCGGTGCCGGCAAGACCACCTTCACCCAGGGCCTCGCCGAGGGGCTCGACGTCCGGGGGCCGGTCACGTCCCCGACGTTCGTCATCGCCCGCACCCATCCTTCAGTCGCCGAGGGACCGGCGCTCGTGCACGTCGACGCCTACCGCCTCGGCTCGGCGGCCGAGCTCGACGACCTCGACCTCGACGCCTCGGTGGCCGACTCGGTCACGGTCGTGGAGTGGGGCCAGGGACTGGCCGAGCAGCTCGCGCCCGACCGCCTGCACGTGCACCTCGAGCGACGCCATGCGCGGCCCGGTGACCCCGTCGGCACGCGCGACCCGCTGGGGGTCGCGGCGGGGGAGGCCGACGACCTGGCCGAGTCGCGCGTCATCACAGTCCGGTCCTACGGGGCGCGCTGGCTCCGCGTGCCGCTCCGCTCAACCCTGCTGGACGGCGCCACGAGCTGA
- a CDS encoding WXG100 family type VII secretion target — protein sequence MSNVSVTYDEMRSAASQLRTGQENMNTTLTELSSFIQNLVQSGFVTDQASVTYNDQYEQFTTSTRSAVDALEQLAAYLEQAADTLSATDADLSSAINAS from the coding sequence ATGTCGAACGTTTCGGTCACTTACGACGAGATGCGCTCCGCGGCCAGCCAGCTGCGCACGGGCCAGGAGAACATGAACACGACGCTCACCGAGCTGAGCAGCTTCATCCAGAACCTCGTGCAGAGCGGGTTCGTCACCGATCAGGCCTCGGTCACCTACAACGACCAGTACGAGCAGTTCACGACGAGCACCCGCTCGGCCGTCGACGCGCTCGAGCAGCTGGCCGCGTACCTGGAGCAGGCGGCCGACACGCTGTCCGCCACCGACGCCGACCTGTCGAGCGCGATCAACGCCTCCTGA
- a CDS encoding holo-ACP synthase, whose protein sequence is MAIVGVGVDVVDLERFAESLERTPTLRQRILTPAEGELSLTSMAGRFAAKEAFVKALRAPSGLSWTDIEVVVDDRGAPSFELSELAASRVRELGITSLHLSIAHDGPVATAFVVAEAG, encoded by the coding sequence ATGGCGATCGTGGGTGTCGGGGTCGACGTCGTGGACCTGGAACGGTTCGCGGAGTCGCTCGAGCGCACGCCCACCCTGCGCCAACGGATCCTCACCCCGGCCGAGGGCGAGCTGAGCCTGACCTCGATGGCCGGCCGGTTCGCCGCCAAGGAGGCCTTCGTGAAGGCCCTGCGCGCGCCGTCGGGGTTGTCGTGGACCGACATCGAGGTCGTGGTCGACGATCGCGGTGCGCCGTCGTTCGAGCTGTCGGAGCTGGCCGCGTCGCGAGTGCGCGAGCTCGGGATCACGTCGCTGCACCTGTCGATCGCGCACGACGGACCTGTCGCGACCGCCTTCGTGGTCGCCGAGGCGGGCTGA
- a CDS encoding alpha/beta fold hydrolase: protein MKRITTAAITAGAFAGAGVAASLLRRQRIVQRRRHLGGDAPFGSVRGDRYTVEAADGVAINVEVDEPDPDGDADLTIVFVHGWMCDQDTWHFQRLHLRGSARLVFVDQRGHGASGASSATGSSLAHLADDLARVIREHGKGRVVVVGHSMGGMATMQLAADHPELFGGTVVGVALVGTSAGRLMRGTPALERMAWLVRRAGPVLDWGRAFNSESVIRRWAVGPDADPARAAMVDEMIARAPSRVVVDFYPNFPSLDLFEALSTLADVPVTVVCGTADLLTPPKHSRRLAEAIDGARLVLVEGAGHMVMLEKPREVDDAIDDLIGQVG, encoded by the coding sequence ATGAAGCGCATCACGACCGCGGCGATCACGGCCGGCGCCTTCGCCGGTGCCGGTGTCGCGGCCTCGCTCCTGCGGCGCCAGCGCATCGTGCAGCGTCGACGCCACCTGGGGGGCGACGCGCCCTTCGGCTCGGTGCGCGGCGACCGGTACACCGTCGAGGCCGCCGACGGCGTCGCGATCAACGTCGAGGTCGACGAGCCCGACCCCGACGGCGACGCCGACCTCACGATCGTGTTCGTGCACGGCTGGATGTGCGACCAGGACACGTGGCACTTCCAGCGCCTGCACCTGCGCGGCAGCGCCCGGCTGGTCTTCGTCGACCAGCGGGGCCACGGCGCCTCGGGTGCGTCGTCGGCGACGGGCTCCTCGCTGGCCCACCTCGCCGACGACCTCGCCCGGGTGATCCGGGAGCACGGCAAGGGCCGGGTCGTCGTCGTGGGTCACTCGATGGGCGGCATGGCCACGATGCAGCTCGCGGCCGACCATCCCGAGCTCTTCGGCGGCACCGTCGTCGGCGTCGCGCTCGTGGGCACCAGCGCCGGCAGGCTCATGCGCGGCACCCCAGCCCTGGAGCGCATGGCCTGGCTCGTGCGCCGCGCCGGCCCGGTGCTCGACTGGGGCCGGGCGTTCAACAGCGAGTCCGTGATTCGTCGCTGGGCCGTCGGACCCGACGCCGACCCGGCCCGCGCGGCGATGGTCGACGAGATGATCGCCCGCGCCCCGTCGCGCGTCGTGGTCGACTTCTACCCGAACTTCCCGTCGCTCGACCTGTTCGAGGCGCTCTCGACGCTCGCCGACGTCCCGGTCACGGTCGTGTGTGGCACGGCCGACCTCCTGACCCCGCCGAAGCACAGCCGTCGCCTGGCCGAGGCGATCGACGGGGCACGGCTCGTGCTCGTGGAGGGCGCCGGCCACATGGTGATGCTCGAGAAGCCGCGTGAGGTCGATGACGCGATCGACGACCTGATCGGCCAGGTGGGCTGA
- a CDS encoding DedA family protein encodes MNDVLESIRAWPWVWAWLTLFAIVLLRAGSTFAIGRLIAAGAARTGEPRPRLVAATARVDRWGPPAVTLSFLTVGAQTVINLAAGLCRMTVPRYLLGLVPGAALWATIWTTIGAGVVASLTRTDGEARLLIGVVVVVLVAVVVVTVRTGSRATSPPDEGAPSR; translated from the coding sequence GTGAACGACGTCCTCGAGTCGATCCGTGCCTGGCCGTGGGTCTGGGCCTGGTTGACCCTGTTCGCCATCGTGCTGCTGCGCGCCGGGTCGACGTTCGCGATCGGACGGCTGATCGCAGCGGGAGCGGCGCGAACCGGTGAGCCGAGACCCCGGCTCGTGGCCGCGACGGCTCGCGTCGACCGGTGGGGCCCACCGGCGGTGACGCTCAGCTTCCTGACGGTCGGGGCGCAGACCGTCATCAACCTGGCGGCGGGGTTGTGCCGCATGACGGTGCCGCGGTACCTGCTCGGCCTGGTCCCGGGAGCGGCCCTCTGGGCCACGATCTGGACCACGATCGGCGCCGGTGTCGTGGCGTCCTTGACGAGGACCGACGGCGAGGCCCGGCTGCTGATCGGCGTCGTGGTCGTGGTCCTGGTCGCCGTCGTCGTGGTGACCGTGCGCACTGGCAGCCGGGCCACGTCACCTCCGGACGAGGGCGCGCCGTCCCGGTAG
- a CDS encoding bifunctional ADP-dependent NAD(P)H-hydrate dehydratase/NAD(P)H-hydrate epimerase produces MLRAHAVAAVRAAEESAARTRGWDDLMQQAAAALADVLLDELDPARTPVFLVGPGNNGGDALFAAARLRDAGRPANLCLLDPGRAHAAGLAAARAAGVGEVDRPDGHAVVVDGVLGIGARPGLTGRAAEWAAWQARARPFTVAVDVPSGIGVDDGTAPGPHLVADRTVTFGSHKPGLLVGPAADAAGRVTLVPIGLDEHLGAPTVEALTTADAHVLAPAVPRGDAHKYSRGVLGVRAGSPGYPGAAHLAVAGGQAGPAGYLRFVGHAEVAQQVVLRAPEVVAGAGRVQAWVVGPGGGDDTAVHVAEALDDDVPTVLDATALQHLPDRLAGRVVLTPHAGELATMLQIDRATVEADPWGHARTAAQRWGATVLLKGRRTVVVAPDGASRVNLSGTAWLGTAGSGDVLSGFVGSLLASGLAPLDAASVGAFLHGAAAVRANPGGPVTASGVASALPTVVADFLGGRLTGERDW; encoded by the coding sequence GTGCTCCGCGCCCACGCCGTGGCCGCCGTCCGCGCCGCGGAGGAGTCGGCCGCGAGGACCCGCGGCTGGGACGACCTGATGCAGCAGGCTGCTGCCGCACTGGCCGACGTCCTGCTCGACGAGCTCGACCCGGCGCGCACACCGGTGTTCCTCGTGGGCCCCGGCAACAACGGGGGCGACGCACTCTTCGCCGCCGCGCGGCTGCGCGACGCCGGACGACCGGCCAACCTGTGCCTGCTCGACCCGGGACGGGCCCACGCGGCGGGCCTCGCCGCGGCCCGTGCCGCGGGTGTGGGCGAGGTCGACCGGCCGGACGGCCACGCCGTCGTCGTCGACGGCGTGCTCGGCATCGGGGCCCGCCCGGGGCTCACGGGTCGCGCGGCCGAGTGGGCCGCGTGGCAGGCCCGGGCCCGTCCGTTCACGGTGGCCGTCGACGTGCCGTCGGGGATCGGGGTCGACGACGGCACCGCGCCGGGCCCGCACCTCGTGGCCGACCGCACCGTCACGTTCGGGTCCCACAAGCCCGGCCTCCTCGTCGGCCCTGCCGCCGATGCCGCGGGCCGCGTGACCCTCGTTCCGATCGGGCTCGACGAGCACCTCGGTGCGCCGACGGTCGAGGCACTCACGACGGCCGACGCCCACGTGCTGGCACCGGCCGTGCCCCGCGGCGACGCGCACAAGTACTCGCGCGGCGTGCTGGGCGTGCGGGCCGGATCCCCCGGCTACCCCGGTGCCGCCCACCTCGCGGTCGCCGGTGGTCAGGCGGGACCCGCCGGCTACCTGCGGTTCGTGGGTCACGCCGAGGTCGCGCAGCAGGTCGTGCTGCGGGCGCCCGAGGTGGTCGCCGGCGCCGGCCGCGTGCAGGCCTGGGTCGTGGGACCGGGCGGGGGTGACGACACGGCCGTCCACGTCGCCGAGGCGCTCGACGACGACGTCCCGACGGTGCTGGACGCCACGGCCCTGCAGCACCTCCCCGACCGCCTGGCTGGCCGCGTCGTGCTCACACCGCACGCCGGTGAGCTCGCCACGATGCTCCAGATCGACCGGGCGACGGTGGAGGCCGACCCCTGGGGCCACGCCCGGACGGCCGCGCAGCGCTGGGGAGCGACGGTCCTGCTCAAGGGGCGCCGCACCGTCGTCGTCGCCCCCGACGGCGCGTCGCGCGTGAACCTCTCGGGCACCGCCTGGCTCGGCACGGCCGGCTCGGGCGACGTCCTCTCGGGCTTCGTGGGTTCGCTGCTGGCGTCGGGCCTCGCACCGCTCGACGCGGCCTCCGTCGGCGCGTTCCTGCACGGCGCCGCGGCCGTGCGGGCGAATCCCGGCGGGCCTGTCACGGCCTCCGGCGTCGCGTCGGCGCTGCCAACGGTCGTCGCCGACTTCCTCGGTGGCCGCCTCACGGGGGAGCGGGACTGGTGA
- the rimI gene encoding ribosomal protein S18-alanine N-acetyltransferase, with the protein MSLGPVPVLRPRAATGHDFAAVVALEQACFDEPWGPDSVAAELGAPDRIVRVAAGAGGVLGWSSTSVVAETADLLRVAVEPSARGRGLGHALVDDVLRSAGAAGATRVLLEVAEPNTAARALYAATGFREIHRRRRYYAGGADALVLERLLP; encoded by the coding sequence ATGAGCCTCGGCCCGGTCCCGGTCCTCCGGCCGCGCGCCGCGACCGGTCACGACTTCGCCGCAGTCGTGGCGCTGGAGCAGGCCTGCTTCGACGAGCCGTGGGGCCCGGACTCCGTCGCCGCCGAGCTCGGGGCCCCCGACCGGATCGTCCGGGTGGCCGCCGGTGCAGGTGGGGTCCTGGGGTGGTCGTCGACCTCCGTCGTGGCCGAGACCGCCGACCTCCTGCGTGTCGCGGTCGAGCCGTCCGCCCGGGGACGCGGCCTGGGCCACGCCCTGGTCGACGACGTGCTGCGGAGCGCGGGCGCGGCCGGGGCCACCCGGGTGCTGCTCGAGGTGGCGGAGCCGAACACTGCTGCTCGGGCCCTGTACGCCGCGACGGGATTCCGCGAGATCCACCGCCGCCGCCGCTACTACGCCGGTGGTGCCGACGCCCTGGTGCTCGAACGGCTGCTCCCGTGA
- the tsaB gene encoding tRNA (adenosine(37)-N6)-threonylcarbamoyltransferase complex dimerization subunit type 1 TsaB, with the protein MLLLAFDTATPAITVAVHDGTSVVGQAGGEGATAHGEQLAPSIREALAQAGLVPADLTDVAVGVGPGPFTGLRVGVVTALTLGATLGLRTHGVCTLDVLAVEAAAGLGQEFVVATDARRREVYWARYAADGRRLEGPAVDLPIVVAERFAGLPVVGRGADVHAEVLGGSRGPVDPAAAVLASAVVDGVVEVLPLEPLYLRRPDAVPIAGR; encoded by the coding sequence GTGCTCCTGCTCGCCTTCGACACCGCCACTCCGGCGATCACGGTCGCCGTGCACGACGGCACGTCCGTCGTCGGCCAGGCGGGCGGTGAGGGCGCCACGGCGCACGGCGAGCAGCTCGCCCCGTCGATCCGCGAGGCCCTGGCGCAGGCCGGGCTGGTGCCGGCCGACCTCACCGACGTCGCGGTCGGCGTCGGTCCCGGCCCCTTCACGGGCCTGCGGGTGGGCGTCGTGACGGCACTGACGCTCGGGGCGACCCTCGGCCTGCGCACCCACGGCGTCTGCACGCTGGACGTCCTCGCCGTCGAGGCTGCCGCCGGGCTCGGGCAGGAGTTCGTCGTCGCCACCGACGCACGGCGCCGCGAGGTCTACTGGGCGCGCTACGCGGCCGACGGGCGCCGGCTCGAAGGACCCGCGGTCGACCTCCCCATCGTCGTCGCCGAGCGCTTCGCGGGCCTTCCGGTCGTGGGTCGCGGCGCCGACGTCCACGCCGAGGTGCTCGGCGGGTCTCGGGGTCCGGTCGACCCCGCGGCCGCCGTGCTCGCCTCGGCCGTCGTCGACGGGGTCGTCGAGGTCCTGCCGCTCGAGCCGTTGTACCTGCGGCGGCCCGACGCCGTGCCGATCGCCGGACGATGA
- the coaA gene encoding type I pantothenate kinase: protein MVRMSRDLSPYVELERDAWAQLAGDAPLPLAAHEIERVRGIGDELDLEEVRQVYLPLAELIALRIRAASGLYRATEKFLGNPQPQRTPYVIGIGGSVAVGKSTTARLIRELLAHAPEGPQVELVTTDGFLLPNAELERRGLLERKGFPESYDRKRLLRFIMSVKSGAEVVEAPVYSHLTYDVTDEVVRLHRPDIVIVEGLNVLAPARARGDGSPGLAISDFFDFSVYVDGANRDIKRWYVDRFLALRRTAFADPESYFHRYSSLSDAEAVARAEHLWDTINWPNLRENILTTRGRADLVLRKDADHDVKWVRLRKM from the coding sequence ATGGTGCGCATGTCACGCGACCTCTCGCCCTACGTCGAGCTGGAGCGCGATGCGTGGGCCCAGCTGGCCGGCGACGCGCCGCTTCCCCTGGCGGCCCACGAGATCGAGCGGGTCCGCGGCATCGGCGACGAGCTCGACCTCGAGGAGGTGCGGCAGGTCTACCTGCCCCTCGCCGAGCTCATCGCGCTGCGCATCCGGGCCGCCTCGGGCCTCTACCGCGCGACCGAGAAGTTCCTCGGCAACCCACAGCCGCAGCGCACCCCCTACGTCATCGGCATCGGTGGCTCGGTCGCGGTGGGCAAGTCCACCACGGCGCGCCTGATCCGCGAGCTGCTCGCCCACGCCCCGGAGGGCCCGCAGGTCGAGCTCGTCACGACCGACGGCTTCCTGCTGCCCAACGCCGAGCTCGAGCGGCGCGGCCTGCTCGAGCGCAAGGGCTTCCCCGAGTCGTACGACCGCAAGCGCCTCCTGCGCTTCATCATGAGCGTCAAGTCCGGGGCCGAGGTCGTGGAGGCACCCGTCTACTCGCACCTCACCTACGACGTGACCGACGAGGTCGTGCGCCTGCACCGGCCCGACATCGTGATCGTCGAGGGGCTCAACGTCCTCGCGCCCGCCCGGGCCAGGGGCGACGGCAGTCCCGGCCTCGCGATCAGCGACTTCTTCGACTTCTCGGTCTACGTCGACGGCGCGAACCGCGACATCAAACGCTGGTACGTCGACCGGTTCCTGGCCCTGCGCCGCACCGCCTTCGCCGACCCGGAGTCGTACTTCCACCGGTACAGCTCCCTGAGCGACGCCGAGGCCGTGGCCCGCGCCGAGCACCTCTGGGACACGATCAACTGGCCCAACCTGCGCGAGAACATCCTCACGACCCGCGGCCGCGCCGACCTGGTCCTGCGCAAGGACGCCGACCACGACGTCAAGTGGGTCCGCCTCCGCAAGATGTGA
- the glmS gene encoding glutamine--fructose-6-phosphate transaminase (isomerizing) codes for MCGIVGYVGQRSAVDVVMGGLRRLEYRGYDSGGVAVVADDGLVSAKKAGKLVNLDAVLAEQPLPDARTGIGHTRWATHGGPTDRNAHPHLDDTGRVAVVHNGIIENFAELRDGIERSGRELESETDSEVVAFLVHDELVAGRDLGDAVRAVSRRLEGAFTLVICDAQTPGVVVGARRNSPLVVGRGDGENFLGSDVAAFIEYTKEAVELGQDQVVVITADDITVTDFDGAPVETTPYTVDWDLSAAQKDGFEWYMLKEIAEQPKAVADTLLGRHNADGLLQLDEMRLSDDELRGVDKIVAIACGTSYYAALVAKYAIEHWTRIPVEVELASEFRYRDPILDQSTLVVTISQSGETMDTLMAIRYARQQKARVLSICNTNGSTIPRESDAVIYTHAGPEIAVASTKAFLAQIVACYLLGLYLAQVKGAKYGDEISRIIDDLVQMPDAIQRMLDDADVVRKIAADLQGSRSFIFLGRHVGYPVALEGALKLKELAYLHAEGFAAGELKHGPIAVIEEGVPVFVVVPPPGRGEVHEKVVSNIQEVRARGARTIVLAEDGDDSVVPYADHLIRLPRVPTLLQPLVATVPLQIFACEYAAQMGHDVDQPRNLAKSVTVE; via the coding sequence ATGTGTGGAATCGTCGGGTACGTCGGTCAGCGGTCCGCCGTCGACGTCGTCATGGGTGGTCTGCGACGTCTGGAGTACCGCGGCTACGACTCCGGCGGGGTCGCGGTCGTGGCCGACGACGGGCTCGTGTCGGCGAAGAAGGCCGGCAAGCTCGTCAACCTCGACGCCGTCCTGGCCGAGCAGCCGCTCCCGGACGCCCGCACCGGCATCGGCCACACCCGCTGGGCCACTCACGGTGGGCCCACGGACCGCAACGCGCACCCGCACCTCGACGACACCGGTCGCGTGGCGGTCGTGCACAACGGGATCATCGAGAACTTCGCCGAGCTCCGCGACGGCATCGAGCGCTCCGGGCGTGAGCTCGAGAGCGAGACCGACTCCGAGGTCGTGGCCTTCCTGGTCCACGACGAGCTCGTGGCCGGTCGCGACCTCGGCGACGCCGTCCGCGCCGTGAGCCGCCGCCTCGAGGGCGCCTTCACGCTCGTGATCTGCGATGCGCAGACCCCCGGCGTGGTCGTCGGCGCCCGGCGCAACTCCCCGCTCGTGGTCGGACGCGGCGACGGCGAGAACTTCCTGGGGTCCGACGTCGCCGCCTTCATCGAGTACACGAAGGAGGCCGTCGAGCTCGGGCAGGACCAGGTCGTCGTCATCACCGCCGACGACATCACGGTCACCGACTTCGACGGCGCCCCCGTCGAGACGACGCCGTACACCGTCGACTGGGACCTGTCGGCCGCCCAGAAGGACGGCTTCGAGTGGTACATGCTCAAGGAGATCGCCGAGCAGCCGAAGGCCGTCGCCGACACGCTCCTCGGTCGACACAACGCCGACGGCCTCCTGCAGCTCGACGAGATGCGCCTGTCCGACGACGAGCTGCGCGGCGTCGACAAGATCGTCGCGATCGCGTGCGGCACGTCCTACTACGCGGCCCTCGTCGCGAAGTACGCGATCGAGCACTGGACCCGGATCCCGGTCGAGGTCGAGCTCGCGAGCGAGTTCCGCTACCGCGACCCGATCCTCGACCAGTCCACGCTCGTGGTCACGATTAGCCAGTCGGGCGAGACGATGGACACCCTGATGGCGATCCGGTACGCCCGGCAGCAGAAGGCGCGCGTGCTGAGCATCTGCAACACCAACGGCTCCACGATCCCGCGGGAGTCCGACGCCGTCATCTACACGCACGCCGGTCCCGAGATCGCGGTCGCGTCGACCAAGGCGTTCCTGGCCCAGATCGTGGCCTGCTACCTCCTGGGCCTGTATCTCGCCCAGGTCAAGGGCGCCAAGTACGGCGACGAGATCAGCCGCATCATCGACGACCTCGTCCAGATGCCCGACGCGATTCAGCGCATGCTCGACGACGCCGACGTGGTCCGGAAGATCGCCGCCGACCTGCAGGGCTCCAGGTCGTTCATCTTCCTCGGCCGGCACGTCGGGTACCCCGTCGCGCTCGAGGGTGCGCTCAAGCTCAAGGAGCTCGCCTACCTCCACGCCGAGGGGTTCGCGGCGGGCGAGCTCAAGCACGGCCCCATCGCGGTCATCGAGGAGGGCGTGCCGGTCTTCGTCGTCGTCCCGCCGCCCGGTCGGGGCGAGGTGCACGAGAAGGTCGTGAGCAACATCCAGGAGGTCCGGGCCCGCGGCGCCCGCACGATCGTGCTGGCCGAGGACGGCGACGACAGCGTCGTGCCGTACGCCGACCACCTCATCCGCCTGCCCAGGGTGCCGACGCTGCTGCAGCCCCTCGTGGCCACCGTGCCGCTGCAGATCTTCGCCTGCGAGTACGCGGCGCAGATGGGTCACGACGTCGACCAGCCCCGCAACCTCGCCAAGAGCGTCACGGTCGAGTAA